A section of the Festucalex cinctus isolate MCC-2025b chromosome 7, RoL_Fcin_1.0, whole genome shotgun sequence genome encodes:
- the pogzb gene encoding pogo transposable element with ZNF domain isoform X1 encodes MISCQRGPHSNMDTELFMECEEEELEPWQQVDDGVDEDDNEDDNVDACEAATSPSSSSLKLRAPPLPPSCATPQLSQAPPFILTQTSGGAHLLLSTQVLPLPSPGPSLNVKLPPKPLPVVRPAVGVSFDVPRDHALSGAPAQPSLHANSGHQASGLPSYSSVTPTKVVLSVDEFYYGTAGGGEQPLRRKFQQPLASSGAAFSCSICKRALSDNLRLVQHTLQHSPLIRGGDDRKMCAFCFRQFSSAAHLHDHREQVHGPAPSSCTCRICEWAFEDEPAFLNHMKANHKPGEMPYVCQVCLYRSSFYSDVLQHFAGFHRDSRYLLCVFCLKVSRNVACYQKHVLRHQVSQAFHCSRCRLQFAFLADKKRHKLERHRSVRRHAKLEGLPLGSKVTIRMYGKKRVPMASVGGGARLLQDPSCLIQPIKIKTERQKDCDPGDPPPDKPPPSDTPSSPAGGRLWCLECGGDVGDMAAHYPTHVRCLFCAFGSCCSRAYAAHMIHHHVPRTRTKGKLVPPHRRPPPCPFFLLCCRCDFASVSGDEMAKHLLTNPEHDSATCRSREHMEPDIQLRWAQETPCEPEGEEPRGERDWRRVDSWSAPEDDGPDAPPVIAGFSQSCGPQKPVLKNGDALDFFNLLFPTTLVELIAAETNAHARNRRHLGSGCRDWFPVTPQEIKAFLGLCILMGVENFPEQSQYWSWNERDIGSTFQRAMSPQRFTQVASNICMGSFGADEFCGRNGEKPLRVFRRMLELLSGAMWAAYRPNCCLSVDRALLPAPEGDPGTGGGSQGQPQVWLLCDSKSGYCHRFFIQTGQKAGRDVVRELVRGLEEKHHQIYLASSLASVPLLQTLLERGIYASSSFPPPSVILPAGLWQDGRLDKPGDFLQRRLGPLLATRWRDTKEMGCLSTNAPAGRADTVWRRSQNKAGGLEPMERPMAFRLLQENMRGVDICKQLLACNPLGGILQDRHWRALFWFLVNLSVVNAFIVLRESRKDNPPAWVRDGLFAQVNFRRRLGVQLVECAHKPTADHNANGDGGGGPGKTKAERGIRHRAGEIGGPPSGRCRRCCGNRDGTWGCVTCGVGLCKEPRCFWEFHGQSPLNRGPTQVGFIHKVHRGDGGKVEPKKVQDHLAPLEDLDFSEDEDADTPEEIGGIKEEAPSPPPSPNVSSQSAAPKERVDFLSAHQLRVTLLALCAGLRQASMVFSTEPRLIRLWLKEARKHLKQTRREEAGARVAADGEAHLVAWVLSQREQQLSVSESVFFHKAAALNKNGALGDAFRISYDWAVLFMLRYRLGPAPADGRRAPVRHLPPALQANVQSFKEFVHRVVRRHHLSHGSLAAVDELCYFVDPRSFQDRRTRAQALQFTGSVPLVAVCLSALADGTMLPALVLTNRQPADEAALPDFVVLEVTSQNPSANEAFKRWTQRIWLPYLSGPLPHGKSMLLLDQHQDHAADVSLGSLSGSGTLPAVIPEGCSFLLQPLDLCVKPALERFVRARWNAFSADCQKEPDEAAAPPPGRLQDTAAQMLIRWTVQALAHLKDWRQAWRSSFQMTGVLLRTDPGQEGPQLEDERQNLLEELEKILMPPEDRLDLPEVEDDEDFEDNSEEDSEDDQTSAEKGQENKMVEEEEAVADTKMKRQEEREENEEMDIEEKEQEPGEDTKMKRQEEREEKDEMDVEEEEEEELEPGEGTKMEQGECLLTMEEDSEEEKKENEDQNEAAKERRETRIMIGEEVGDEWKITMKAKTETRTEAAQTDQDEHQQTDRS; translated from the exons ATGATTTCCTGTCAAAGAGGACCACAT AGCAACATGGACACCGAGTTGTTTATGGAgtgcgaggaggaggagctggaACCGTGGCAGCAGGTGGACGACGGCGTGGACGAGGACGACAACGAGGACGACAACGTGGACGCGTGCGAGGCAGCCA CGTCCCCGTCGTCGTCATCGCTGAAGCTGAGGGCTCCGCCTCTTCCTCCTTCCTGTGCCACACCCCAGTTGTCTCAGGCCCCGCCCTTCATCCTGACGCAGACCAGCGGCGGGGCGCACCTCCTCCTCAGCACCCAG GTGTTGCCGCTGCCGTCGCCCGGACCTTCGCTCAATGTCAAGCTGCCGCCGAAACCCT TGCCAGTGGTGCGTCCCGCTGTGGGCGTGTCCTTTGATGTCCCCCGTGACCACGCCCTCTCAGGAGCTCCCGCCCAGCCGAGCCTTCACGCCAACAGCGGGCACCAAG CTTCCGGCTTGCCGTCGTACTCGAGCGTGACGCCAACCAAGGTGGTCCTGAGCGTGGACGAGTTCTACTACGGGACGGCCGGCGGGGGGGAGCAGCCTCTGCGGAGGAAGTTCCAGCAGCCACTCGCCAGCTCCGGCGCCGCCTTCAGCTGCAGCATTTGCAAGCGGGCGCTCAGCGACAACCTCAG GCTGGTGCAGCACACGCTCCAGCACTCGCCGCTGATCCGAGGAGGCGACGACCGCAAGATGTGCGCCTTCTGCTTCCGGCAGTTCTCCAGCGCCGCTCACCTGCACGACCACCGCGAGCAGGTTCacggccccgccccctcctcct GTACGTGTCGCATCTGCGAGTGGGCCTTTGAGGACGAGCCCGCCTTCCTCAACCACATGAAGGCCAATCACAAGCCAGGAGAGATGCCCTACGTCTGCCAG GTGTGCTTGTACCGCTCGTCCTTCTACTCGGACGTCTTGCAGCATTTTGCCGGCTTCCATCGAGATTCTCGCTACCTGCTGTGCGTCTTCTGCCTCAAAGTCAGCAGGAACGTGGCCTGCTACCAGAAGCACGTCCTGCGACACCag GTGAGCCAGGCTTTCCACTGCAGCCGCTGTCGCCTGCAGTTCGCCTTCCTGGCGGACAAAAAGCGTCACAAGCTGGAGCGCCACCGCAGCGTCCGCAGGCACGCCAAGCTGGAGGGGCTGCCGCTGGGTTCGAAG gTGACCATCCGCATGTACGGCAAGAAGAGAGTCCCCATGGCGTCGGTGGGGGGCGGGGCCCGGCTCCTGCAGGACCCCTCCTGCCTCATCCAGCCCATCAAGATCAAGACGGAGCGGCAGAAGGATTGCGACCCCGGGGACCCCCCGCCGGACAAACCCCCACCATCTGACACACCGTCCAGCCCGGCTGGCGGCAG GTTGTGGTGTTTGGAGTGCGGCGGCGACGTGGGCGACATGGCGGCCCACTACCCCACGCACGTGCGCTGCCTCTTCTGCGCTTTCGGCAGCTGCTGCTCTCGCGCCTACGCCGCCCACATGATCCA CCACCATGTGCCGCGCACGCGCACCAAAGGCAAACTGGTCCCTCCACATCGGCGCCCGCCCCCTTG TCCATTCTTCTTGCTGTGTTGCCGCTGTGACTTTGCGTCGGTGTCCGGGGACGAGATGGCCAAACACCTGCTGACCAACCCGGAGCACGACAGCGCCACCTGTCGCTCCAGAG AGCACATGGAGCCGGACATTCAGCTGCGCTGGGCCCAGGAGACGCCATGTGAGCCGGAGGGCGAGGAGCCGCGGGGCGAGCGGGACTGGAGGCGCGTGGACAGTTGGTCGGCGCCCGAGGACGACGGGCCGGACGCGCCGCCGGTCATCGCCGGCTTCTCGCAGTCTTGCGGGCCTCAAAAGCCAGTGCTGAAGAACGGCGACGCGCTGGATTTCTTCAACCTGCTCTTCCCCACCACCCTGGTGGAGTTGATCGCCGCTGAGACCAACGCCCACGCCCGGAACCGCCGCCACCTGGGCTCGGGCTGCCGGGACTGGTTCCCGGTCACGCCCCAAGAAATCAAAGCCTTCCTGGGCCTGTGCATCCTGATGGGCGTGGAGAACTTTCCGGAGCAGTCGCAGTACTGGTCGTGGAACGAGCGCGACATCGGATCCACCTTCCAGCGCGCCATGAGCCCGCAGCGCTTCACGCAAGTGGCGTCCAACATCTGCATGGGCAGCTTCGGTGCCGACGAGTTTTGCGGCCGCAACGGCGAGAAGCCTCTGCGCGTCTTCCGCCGCATGCTAGAGCTCCTGAGCGGCGCCATGTGGGCCGCCTACCGGCCCAACTGCTGCCTGAGCGTGGACCGGGCGCTACTTCCCGCTCCAGAGGGGGACCCGGGCACCGGCGGTGGCTCCCAGGGCCAGCCTCAGGTGTGGCTGCTGTGCGACTCCAAGTCGGGCTACTGCCACCGCTTCTTCATCCAGACGGGCCAGAAGGCAGGCCGGGACGTGGTTCGGGAGCTGGTCCGGGGTCTGGAGGAGAAGCACCACCAGATCTACTTGGCCAGCTCGCTGGCGTCGGTGCCGCTGCTGCAGACGCTTCTGGAGCGGGGCATCTACGCCTCCAGCTCCTTCCCGCCTCCCAGCGTCATCCTGCCGGCGGGCCTGTGGCAGGACGGCCGGCTGGACAAGCCCGGCGACTTCCTGCAGCGGCGCTTGGGTCCCCTGCTGGCCACGCGCTGGCGGGACACCAAGGAAATGGGCTGCCTGAGCACCAATGCTCCCGCCGGCCGAGCCGACACGGTGTGGCGGCGCTCGCAGAACAAAGCGGGCGGCCTGGAGCCCATGGAGCGGCCCATGGCCTTCCGACTCCTGCAGGAGAACATGCGCGGGGTGGACATCTGTAAGCAGCTGCTGGCCTGCAACCCCCTGGGCGGGATCTTGCAGGACCGCCACTGGCGTGCGCTCTTCTGGTTCCTGGTTAACCTGAGCGTGGTCAACGCCTTCATCGTCCTGCGCGAGAGCCGCAAGGACAACCCGCCCGCCTGGGTGAGAGACGGCCTCTTTGCGCAGGTCAACTTCCGCCGCCGTCTGGGCGTCCAGCTGGTCGAGTGCGCCCACAAGCCCACGGCCGACCACAATGCCAACGGCGACGGTGGAGGAGGCCCGGGGAAGACCAAGGCGGAGCGGGGCATCCGACACCGTGCGGGCGAGATCGGCGGCCCGCCCTCCGGCAGGTGCCGGCGCTGCTGCGGGAACAGGGACGGCACCTGGGGCTGCGTGACGTGCGGGGTCGGACTGTGCAAAGAGCCGCGGTGCTTCTGGGAGTTCCATGGCCAGTCGCCTCTCAACAGAG GACCCACACAAGTCGGATTCATTCACAAAGTCCACAG GGGAGACGGGGGAAAGGTGGAGCCTAAAAAAGTCCAAGACCACCTGGCCCCACTGGAGGACTTGGACTTCTCTGAAGACGAAGACGCTGACACGCCGGAGGAAATCGGAGGGATTAAAGAGGAGGCGCCATCCCCGCCCCCCTCGCCCAATGTCAGCAGCCAATCGGCCGCCCCCAAAGAGCGAGTGGACTTCCTGTCCGCCCACCAGCTGAGGGTGACTCTGCTGGCGTTGTGCGCCGGCCTGCGCCAGGCCTCCATGGTCTTCTCCACCGAGCCGCGGCTCATCCGCTTGTGGCTGAAGGAGGCCAGGAAGCACCTGAAGCAAACGAGGCGGGAAGAAGCGGGGGCGCGGGTGGCGGCGGACGGCGAGGCCCACCTGGTGGCCTGGGTACTGAGCCAGCGCGAGCAGCAGCTTTCCGTCAGCGAGAGCGTCTTCTTCCACAAGGCGGCAGCGCTCAACAAGAACGGCGCCTTGGGCGACGCCTTCCGCATTTCCTATGACTGGGCCGTGCTCTTCATGCTCCGCTACAGGCTGGGACCCGCCCCCGCCGACGGCAGGCGAGCGCCCGTGCGCCACCTGCCACCGGCCCTGCAGGCTAACGTGCAGTCCTTCAAGGAGTTTGTCCACCGAGTGGTCCGGCGACACCATCTGTCCCACGGTTCGCTGGCCGCCGTGGACGAGTTGTGCTATTTTGTGGATCCCAGGAGCTTCCAGGACCGGCGGACCCGCGCCCAGGCTTTGCAGTTCACAGGCTCGGTGCCGCTGGTTGCCGTGTGTCTGTCAGCGCTGGCCGACGGAACCATGCTACCCGCCTTGGTGCTGACCAACAGGCAGCCGGCCGACGAGGCGGCGCTGCCGGACTTTGTGGTGCTGGAAGTCACTTCACAGAACCCTTCGGCCAACGAGGCCTTCAAGCGCTGGACTCAAAGGATTTGGCTTCCGTATCTTTCCGGGCCACTTCCCCACGGGAAGTCCATGTTGCTTTTGGACCAGCACCAAGACCACGCGGCAGACGTGTCTCTCGGCAGCCTGAGCGGCTCGGGCACGTTGCCGGCCGTCATCCCCGAAGGATGTTCCTTCCTCCTGCAGCCTCTGGACCTCTGCGTCAAACCGGCTCTGGAGCGCTTCGTCCGGGCTCGCTGGAACGCCTTCAGCGCCGACTGCCAGAAGGAGCCCGACGAGGCGGCGGCGCCGCCACCGGGAAGACTGCAAGATACCGCCGCTCAAATGCTGATCCGCTGGACGGTCCAAGCCTTGGCGCACCTGAAAGACTGGCGCCAGGCGTGGAGGAGCTCCTTCCAGATGACAGGGGTCCTCCTGAGGACGGACCCCGGCCAGGAAGGTCCCCAGCTGGAGGACGAGCGGCAGAACCTCCTGGAGGAACTTGAAAAGATACTGATGCCTCCTGAAGACCGTTTGGACCTCCCGGAAGTGGAGGATGATGAGGACTTTGAAGACAACTCTGAAGAGGACTCTGAGGACGACCAGACATCTGCAGAGAAAGGCCAAGAGAACAAAATGGTGGAGGAAGAAGAAGCAGTCGCGGACACCAAAATGAAACGGCAAGAGGAAAGGGAAGAGAACGAAGAGATGGACATTGAGGAGAAGGAACAAGAACCAGGAGAGGACACTAAAATGAAACGGCAAGAGGAAAGGGAAGAGAAGGATGAGATGGACgttgaggaggaagaagaagaagaactagaaccAGGAGAGGGCACCAAAATGGAGCAAGGAGAGTGCCTCCTGACAATGGAGGAGGATagcgaagaagaaaagaaggagAACGAGGACCAGAATGAGGCCGCCAAGGAGCGCAGAGAGACCAGGATCATGATCGGAGAGGAAGTCGGTGACGAGTGGAAGATAACCATGAAGGCCAAGACGGAGACCCGGACCGAGGCGGCCCAGACCGACCAAGACGAGCACCAACAAACGGACCGGAGCTGA
- the pogzb gene encoding pogo transposable element with ZNF domain isoform X2, producing the protein MDTELFMECEEEELEPWQQVDDGVDEDDNEDDNVDACEAATSPSSSSLKLRAPPLPPSCATPQLSQAPPFILTQTSGGAHLLLSTQVLPLPSPGPSLNVKLPPKPLPVVRPAVGVSFDVPRDHALSGAPAQPSLHANSGHQASGLPSYSSVTPTKVVLSVDEFYYGTAGGGEQPLRRKFQQPLASSGAAFSCSICKRALSDNLRLVQHTLQHSPLIRGGDDRKMCAFCFRQFSSAAHLHDHREQVHGPAPSSCTCRICEWAFEDEPAFLNHMKANHKPGEMPYVCQVCLYRSSFYSDVLQHFAGFHRDSRYLLCVFCLKVSRNVACYQKHVLRHQVSQAFHCSRCRLQFAFLADKKRHKLERHRSVRRHAKLEGLPLGSKVTIRMYGKKRVPMASVGGGARLLQDPSCLIQPIKIKTERQKDCDPGDPPPDKPPPSDTPSSPAGGRLWCLECGGDVGDMAAHYPTHVRCLFCAFGSCCSRAYAAHMIHHHVPRTRTKGKLVPPHRRPPPCPFFLLCCRCDFASVSGDEMAKHLLTNPEHDSATCRSREHMEPDIQLRWAQETPCEPEGEEPRGERDWRRVDSWSAPEDDGPDAPPVIAGFSQSCGPQKPVLKNGDALDFFNLLFPTTLVELIAAETNAHARNRRHLGSGCRDWFPVTPQEIKAFLGLCILMGVENFPEQSQYWSWNERDIGSTFQRAMSPQRFTQVASNICMGSFGADEFCGRNGEKPLRVFRRMLELLSGAMWAAYRPNCCLSVDRALLPAPEGDPGTGGGSQGQPQVWLLCDSKSGYCHRFFIQTGQKAGRDVVRELVRGLEEKHHQIYLASSLASVPLLQTLLERGIYASSSFPPPSVILPAGLWQDGRLDKPGDFLQRRLGPLLATRWRDTKEMGCLSTNAPAGRADTVWRRSQNKAGGLEPMERPMAFRLLQENMRGVDICKQLLACNPLGGILQDRHWRALFWFLVNLSVVNAFIVLRESRKDNPPAWVRDGLFAQVNFRRRLGVQLVECAHKPTADHNANGDGGGGPGKTKAERGIRHRAGEIGGPPSGRCRRCCGNRDGTWGCVTCGVGLCKEPRCFWEFHGQSPLNRGPTQVGFIHKVHRGDGGKVEPKKVQDHLAPLEDLDFSEDEDADTPEEIGGIKEEAPSPPPSPNVSSQSAAPKERVDFLSAHQLRVTLLALCAGLRQASMVFSTEPRLIRLWLKEARKHLKQTRREEAGARVAADGEAHLVAWVLSQREQQLSVSESVFFHKAAALNKNGALGDAFRISYDWAVLFMLRYRLGPAPADGRRAPVRHLPPALQANVQSFKEFVHRVVRRHHLSHGSLAAVDELCYFVDPRSFQDRRTRAQALQFTGSVPLVAVCLSALADGTMLPALVLTNRQPADEAALPDFVVLEVTSQNPSANEAFKRWTQRIWLPYLSGPLPHGKSMLLLDQHQDHAADVSLGSLSGSGTLPAVIPEGCSFLLQPLDLCVKPALERFVRARWNAFSADCQKEPDEAAAPPPGRLQDTAAQMLIRWTVQALAHLKDWRQAWRSSFQMTGVLLRTDPGQEGPQLEDERQNLLEELEKILMPPEDRLDLPEVEDDEDFEDNSEEDSEDDQTSAEKGQENKMVEEEEAVADTKMKRQEEREENEEMDIEEKEQEPGEDTKMKRQEEREEKDEMDVEEEEEEELEPGEGTKMEQGECLLTMEEDSEEEKKENEDQNEAAKERRETRIMIGEEVGDEWKITMKAKTETRTEAAQTDQDEHQQTDRS; encoded by the exons ATGGACACCGAGTTGTTTATGGAgtgcgaggaggaggagctggaACCGTGGCAGCAGGTGGACGACGGCGTGGACGAGGACGACAACGAGGACGACAACGTGGACGCGTGCGAGGCAGCCA CGTCCCCGTCGTCGTCATCGCTGAAGCTGAGGGCTCCGCCTCTTCCTCCTTCCTGTGCCACACCCCAGTTGTCTCAGGCCCCGCCCTTCATCCTGACGCAGACCAGCGGCGGGGCGCACCTCCTCCTCAGCACCCAG GTGTTGCCGCTGCCGTCGCCCGGACCTTCGCTCAATGTCAAGCTGCCGCCGAAACCCT TGCCAGTGGTGCGTCCCGCTGTGGGCGTGTCCTTTGATGTCCCCCGTGACCACGCCCTCTCAGGAGCTCCCGCCCAGCCGAGCCTTCACGCCAACAGCGGGCACCAAG CTTCCGGCTTGCCGTCGTACTCGAGCGTGACGCCAACCAAGGTGGTCCTGAGCGTGGACGAGTTCTACTACGGGACGGCCGGCGGGGGGGAGCAGCCTCTGCGGAGGAAGTTCCAGCAGCCACTCGCCAGCTCCGGCGCCGCCTTCAGCTGCAGCATTTGCAAGCGGGCGCTCAGCGACAACCTCAG GCTGGTGCAGCACACGCTCCAGCACTCGCCGCTGATCCGAGGAGGCGACGACCGCAAGATGTGCGCCTTCTGCTTCCGGCAGTTCTCCAGCGCCGCTCACCTGCACGACCACCGCGAGCAGGTTCacggccccgccccctcctcct GTACGTGTCGCATCTGCGAGTGGGCCTTTGAGGACGAGCCCGCCTTCCTCAACCACATGAAGGCCAATCACAAGCCAGGAGAGATGCCCTACGTCTGCCAG GTGTGCTTGTACCGCTCGTCCTTCTACTCGGACGTCTTGCAGCATTTTGCCGGCTTCCATCGAGATTCTCGCTACCTGCTGTGCGTCTTCTGCCTCAAAGTCAGCAGGAACGTGGCCTGCTACCAGAAGCACGTCCTGCGACACCag GTGAGCCAGGCTTTCCACTGCAGCCGCTGTCGCCTGCAGTTCGCCTTCCTGGCGGACAAAAAGCGTCACAAGCTGGAGCGCCACCGCAGCGTCCGCAGGCACGCCAAGCTGGAGGGGCTGCCGCTGGGTTCGAAG gTGACCATCCGCATGTACGGCAAGAAGAGAGTCCCCATGGCGTCGGTGGGGGGCGGGGCCCGGCTCCTGCAGGACCCCTCCTGCCTCATCCAGCCCATCAAGATCAAGACGGAGCGGCAGAAGGATTGCGACCCCGGGGACCCCCCGCCGGACAAACCCCCACCATCTGACACACCGTCCAGCCCGGCTGGCGGCAG GTTGTGGTGTTTGGAGTGCGGCGGCGACGTGGGCGACATGGCGGCCCACTACCCCACGCACGTGCGCTGCCTCTTCTGCGCTTTCGGCAGCTGCTGCTCTCGCGCCTACGCCGCCCACATGATCCA CCACCATGTGCCGCGCACGCGCACCAAAGGCAAACTGGTCCCTCCACATCGGCGCCCGCCCCCTTG TCCATTCTTCTTGCTGTGTTGCCGCTGTGACTTTGCGTCGGTGTCCGGGGACGAGATGGCCAAACACCTGCTGACCAACCCGGAGCACGACAGCGCCACCTGTCGCTCCAGAG AGCACATGGAGCCGGACATTCAGCTGCGCTGGGCCCAGGAGACGCCATGTGAGCCGGAGGGCGAGGAGCCGCGGGGCGAGCGGGACTGGAGGCGCGTGGACAGTTGGTCGGCGCCCGAGGACGACGGGCCGGACGCGCCGCCGGTCATCGCCGGCTTCTCGCAGTCTTGCGGGCCTCAAAAGCCAGTGCTGAAGAACGGCGACGCGCTGGATTTCTTCAACCTGCTCTTCCCCACCACCCTGGTGGAGTTGATCGCCGCTGAGACCAACGCCCACGCCCGGAACCGCCGCCACCTGGGCTCGGGCTGCCGGGACTGGTTCCCGGTCACGCCCCAAGAAATCAAAGCCTTCCTGGGCCTGTGCATCCTGATGGGCGTGGAGAACTTTCCGGAGCAGTCGCAGTACTGGTCGTGGAACGAGCGCGACATCGGATCCACCTTCCAGCGCGCCATGAGCCCGCAGCGCTTCACGCAAGTGGCGTCCAACATCTGCATGGGCAGCTTCGGTGCCGACGAGTTTTGCGGCCGCAACGGCGAGAAGCCTCTGCGCGTCTTCCGCCGCATGCTAGAGCTCCTGAGCGGCGCCATGTGGGCCGCCTACCGGCCCAACTGCTGCCTGAGCGTGGACCGGGCGCTACTTCCCGCTCCAGAGGGGGACCCGGGCACCGGCGGTGGCTCCCAGGGCCAGCCTCAGGTGTGGCTGCTGTGCGACTCCAAGTCGGGCTACTGCCACCGCTTCTTCATCCAGACGGGCCAGAAGGCAGGCCGGGACGTGGTTCGGGAGCTGGTCCGGGGTCTGGAGGAGAAGCACCACCAGATCTACTTGGCCAGCTCGCTGGCGTCGGTGCCGCTGCTGCAGACGCTTCTGGAGCGGGGCATCTACGCCTCCAGCTCCTTCCCGCCTCCCAGCGTCATCCTGCCGGCGGGCCTGTGGCAGGACGGCCGGCTGGACAAGCCCGGCGACTTCCTGCAGCGGCGCTTGGGTCCCCTGCTGGCCACGCGCTGGCGGGACACCAAGGAAATGGGCTGCCTGAGCACCAATGCTCCCGCCGGCCGAGCCGACACGGTGTGGCGGCGCTCGCAGAACAAAGCGGGCGGCCTGGAGCCCATGGAGCGGCCCATGGCCTTCCGACTCCTGCAGGAGAACATGCGCGGGGTGGACATCTGTAAGCAGCTGCTGGCCTGCAACCCCCTGGGCGGGATCTTGCAGGACCGCCACTGGCGTGCGCTCTTCTGGTTCCTGGTTAACCTGAGCGTGGTCAACGCCTTCATCGTCCTGCGCGAGAGCCGCAAGGACAACCCGCCCGCCTGGGTGAGAGACGGCCTCTTTGCGCAGGTCAACTTCCGCCGCCGTCTGGGCGTCCAGCTGGTCGAGTGCGCCCACAAGCCCACGGCCGACCACAATGCCAACGGCGACGGTGGAGGAGGCCCGGGGAAGACCAAGGCGGAGCGGGGCATCCGACACCGTGCGGGCGAGATCGGCGGCCCGCCCTCCGGCAGGTGCCGGCGCTGCTGCGGGAACAGGGACGGCACCTGGGGCTGCGTGACGTGCGGGGTCGGACTGTGCAAAGAGCCGCGGTGCTTCTGGGAGTTCCATGGCCAGTCGCCTCTCAACAGAG GACCCACACAAGTCGGATTCATTCACAAAGTCCACAG GGGAGACGGGGGAAAGGTGGAGCCTAAAAAAGTCCAAGACCACCTGGCCCCACTGGAGGACTTGGACTTCTCTGAAGACGAAGACGCTGACACGCCGGAGGAAATCGGAGGGATTAAAGAGGAGGCGCCATCCCCGCCCCCCTCGCCCAATGTCAGCAGCCAATCGGCCGCCCCCAAAGAGCGAGTGGACTTCCTGTCCGCCCACCAGCTGAGGGTGACTCTGCTGGCGTTGTGCGCCGGCCTGCGCCAGGCCTCCATGGTCTTCTCCACCGAGCCGCGGCTCATCCGCTTGTGGCTGAAGGAGGCCAGGAAGCACCTGAAGCAAACGAGGCGGGAAGAAGCGGGGGCGCGGGTGGCGGCGGACGGCGAGGCCCACCTGGTGGCCTGGGTACTGAGCCAGCGCGAGCAGCAGCTTTCCGTCAGCGAGAGCGTCTTCTTCCACAAGGCGGCAGCGCTCAACAAGAACGGCGCCTTGGGCGACGCCTTCCGCATTTCCTATGACTGGGCCGTGCTCTTCATGCTCCGCTACAGGCTGGGACCCGCCCCCGCCGACGGCAGGCGAGCGCCCGTGCGCCACCTGCCACCGGCCCTGCAGGCTAACGTGCAGTCCTTCAAGGAGTTTGTCCACCGAGTGGTCCGGCGACACCATCTGTCCCACGGTTCGCTGGCCGCCGTGGACGAGTTGTGCTATTTTGTGGATCCCAGGAGCTTCCAGGACCGGCGGACCCGCGCCCAGGCTTTGCAGTTCACAGGCTCGGTGCCGCTGGTTGCCGTGTGTCTGTCAGCGCTGGCCGACGGAACCATGCTACCCGCCTTGGTGCTGACCAACAGGCAGCCGGCCGACGAGGCGGCGCTGCCGGACTTTGTGGTGCTGGAAGTCACTTCACAGAACCCTTCGGCCAACGAGGCCTTCAAGCGCTGGACTCAAAGGATTTGGCTTCCGTATCTTTCCGGGCCACTTCCCCACGGGAAGTCCATGTTGCTTTTGGACCAGCACCAAGACCACGCGGCAGACGTGTCTCTCGGCAGCCTGAGCGGCTCGGGCACGTTGCCGGCCGTCATCCCCGAAGGATGTTCCTTCCTCCTGCAGCCTCTGGACCTCTGCGTCAAACCGGCTCTGGAGCGCTTCGTCCGGGCTCGCTGGAACGCCTTCAGCGCCGACTGCCAGAAGGAGCCCGACGAGGCGGCGGCGCCGCCACCGGGAAGACTGCAAGATACCGCCGCTCAAATGCTGATCCGCTGGACGGTCCAAGCCTTGGCGCACCTGAAAGACTGGCGCCAGGCGTGGAGGAGCTCCTTCCAGATGACAGGGGTCCTCCTGAGGACGGACCCCGGCCAGGAAGGTCCCCAGCTGGAGGACGAGCGGCAGAACCTCCTGGAGGAACTTGAAAAGATACTGATGCCTCCTGAAGACCGTTTGGACCTCCCGGAAGTGGAGGATGATGAGGACTTTGAAGACAACTCTGAAGAGGACTCTGAGGACGACCAGACATCTGCAGAGAAAGGCCAAGAGAACAAAATGGTGGAGGAAGAAGAAGCAGTCGCGGACACCAAAATGAAACGGCAAGAGGAAAGGGAAGAGAACGAAGAGATGGACATTGAGGAGAAGGAACAAGAACCAGGAGAGGACACTAAAATGAAACGGCAAGAGGAAAGGGAAGAGAAGGATGAGATGGACgttgaggaggaagaagaagaagaactagaaccAGGAGAGGGCACCAAAATGGAGCAAGGAGAGTGCCTCCTGACAATGGAGGAGGATagcgaagaagaaaagaaggagAACGAGGACCAGAATGAGGCCGCCAAGGAGCGCAGAGAGACCAGGATCATGATCGGAGAGGAAGTCGGTGACGAGTGGAAGATAACCATGAAGGCCAAGACGGAGACCCGGACCGAGGCGGCCCAGACCGACCAAGACGAGCACCAACAAACGGACCGGAGCTGA